Part of the Chloroflexota bacterium genome is shown below.
CCCGATCCGGGCTCGTACGTCGTGCGCGACGTGCTCGGCGAGAGCGTCGTCATCGTGCGCGGCCGGGACGCCGAGCTGCGCGCCTTCTACAACGTCTGCCGTCACCGCGGCACGGCCGTCGTGGAGGAGGCCTGCGGGACCGCCGTCCGCTTCCAGTGTCCGTACCACGCCTGGATCTACGACCTCGACGGGACGCTCGTCCGGGCGAAGCACACGGACGACCTCGCCGACTTCAGCCGCGCCACCTTCGGCCTCACCTCGATCCGCCTCGACCGCTGGGGCGGCTTCGTCTTCCTCTCGTTCGCCGCTGACGCGGAACCGCTCCGAGCGTATCTCGGGGACTGGTTCGACCACCACGCGGGGTTCGGCCGCGACTTCAGCCGTCTCCGTCGAGCGACGCGCCTCGAGTACGACGTGGACGCGAACTGGAAGCTCGTCGCCGAGAACTACAGCGAGTGCTACCACTGCCCGGGCGTCCACCCGCTCCTCAATCGCCTCACCCCGTACGACCTGGGCGAGGACTTCCTGCCGGTCGGGCCGTGGAAGGGCGGCTGGATGCTCTTCTCGGAGGGCTGCGAGACGATGTCCATGGACGGCCTCCGCCACGGCCGACCGCTCCTTCCCTCGACGACGGCGACGGATGCCCGCAGGATCTACTACTACATCCTCTGGCCGAACCTCATCGTCAGCGTCCACCCGGACTACGTTCTCACGCATCAGGTGTGGCCGGACGGCGCGAATCGATCGAGGGTCGTCTGC
Proteins encoded:
- a CDS encoding aromatic ring-hydroxylating dioxygenase subunit alpha, which gives rise to MRRPFRGASLLPGRAYHDAAIHDWEREQWFARDWLAVAREEEIPDPGSYVVRDVLGESVVIVRGRDAELRAFYNVCRHRGTAVVEEACGTAVRFQCPYHAWIYDLDGTLVRAKHTDDLADFSRATFGLTSIRLDRWGGFVFLSFAADAEPLRAYLGDWFDHHAGFGRDFSRLRRATRLEYDVDANWKLVAENYSECYHCPGVHPLLNRLTPYDLGEDFLPVGPWKGGWMLFSEGCETMSMDGLRHGRPLLPSTTATDARRIYYYILWPNLIVSVHPDYVLTHQVWPDGANRSRVVCDLYLDRDPVAGASVDVSGAVEFWDLTNRQDYHVVELQQRGTGSRSWVAGRYSNQEAAVHAFDLMCVDRYALDGTRTVRGTNSVVDRARAARRAVVRSGPPGA